One genomic window of Moorella glycerini includes the following:
- a CDS encoding accessory gene regulator ArgB-like protein, which translates to MLRLNLTRPAAAYLKEKLNLTPDEEEIAIYGLQVIIYPLISLLSISLVGWLLGCLYTTLAATLTAAFLRLWSGGAHSRSPLTCTLLGAFVSPALGKISLVLAPLLSPFHLLLTIILGSLLSLFFVGRLAPVDSPAKPLLSPQYRQRMRRLSITSVFLIAAVQITLLATAEAPAVVLALSLGLWWQTFTLTRAGHRFATLIDEIISA; encoded by the coding sequence TTGTTAAGGCTTAACCTGACCCGACCGGCGGCAGCCTACTTAAAGGAGAAGCTCAATTTAACCCCCGATGAAGAAGAGATCGCCATCTATGGGCTGCAAGTTATCATCTATCCCCTCATAAGCTTGCTGTCCATCAGCCTGGTAGGCTGGCTGTTAGGCTGCCTGTATACCACCCTGGCCGCTACCTTAACGGCAGCTTTCCTGCGCCTGTGGTCCGGCGGGGCCCACAGCCGGTCGCCCCTAACGTGCACCCTGCTGGGGGCATTTGTTTCCCCGGCCCTAGGGAAAATATCTCTAGTGTTGGCGCCTCTTTTGAGCCCTTTTCACCTATTATTAACAATTATCCTGGGTTCGCTCTTATCCTTGTTCTTCGTCGGGCGCCTGGCCCCGGTTGATTCTCCGGCCAAACCCCTTCTTTCCCCCCAATACCGCCAGAGAATGCGGCGTTTATCCATCACCAGCGTTTTTTTAATCGCCGCCGTACAAATTACCCTGCTGGCTACGGCCGAGGCCCCGGCCGTAGTCCTGGCCCTGAGCCTGGGTCTATGGTGGCAGACCTTTACTTTGACCAGGGCGGGACACCGGTTTGCCACTCTCATAGACGAAATAATCTCAGCGTAA
- a CDS encoding protease complex subunit PrcB family protein has product MKNGRTICRKGVGVSGPKKSAAIPFRLLPDPGSWAIPSPEALFLVLTEQNYQTYYPAAPEGADFLQNVYLLACWGIKPNPGYKLSISQIAQHAREVIISIKFIEPEPPKFYPQVVTSPLVVSEVAKAAFSPRGLLTFIFMAEKGLELARLETNVSP; this is encoded by the coding sequence ATGAAAAACGGCAGAACTATCTGTAGAAAGGGTGTGGGGGTGTCCGGCCCGAAAAAATCTGCTGCTATACCTTTTCGTCTCCTGCCCGATCCCGGTTCCTGGGCCATACCTTCCCCGGAAGCGCTTTTTTTGGTGCTCACTGAACAAAACTATCAAACGTATTACCCTGCAGCCCCCGAGGGAGCAGACTTCCTCCAAAATGTTTATCTCCTAGCCTGCTGGGGAATAAAACCCAATCCCGGTTATAAGCTCTCCATTTCGCAGATAGCCCAACATGCGCGGGAAGTCATTATAAGCATAAAGTTTATCGAGCCGGAACCCCCTAAATTTTATCCCCAGGTTGTCACTAGCCCCCTCGTGGTCTCTGAGGTAGCTAAAGCTGCTTTTTCTCCCCGCGGGCTGCTAACTTTTATCTTTATGGCAGAAAAGGGTTTGGAACTAGCCCGCCTCGAAACTAATGTTTCACCGTAA
- a CDS encoding S8 family peptidase translates to MQKLWTRLFLSLAGLILTLLFASTSSFSATDPFLIPGQDDTHAAEQILVKFKPGIPPDVKERVHVQNDAQIIDAIPEIGIEVVKVAKGKAGEKVANYSRNPQVEFAEPDYIARAVFIPDDPYFEKQWGMAKIQAPDAWKVTKGSREVKIAILDSGIDQDHEDLSSQIAANVNFTRSKTVDDKFGHGTHVAGIAAAATNNGKGVAGVGFKCSLMNVKVLGDDGSGYYSWLAKGIIWATKNGARVINISAGSNRPSKVLEKAINYAWSQGVVLVAAAGNDNSSAPFYPAFYTNCIAVGATDENDSRTFFSNYGPWVDIAAPGLNIFSTTPNHDNYIHNYGIALGYDYLSGTSMASPHVAGIAALVWAKYPGLSNVEVRKRIEEGADPAGGFDPPIGRANAYKALR, encoded by the coding sequence TTGCAAAAGTTGTGGACGCGTTTGTTTTTATCTTTAGCAGGTTTAATTTTAACTTTACTATTCGCTTCTACTAGCAGTTTCTCGGCCACCGACCCCTTTTTAATTCCCGGGCAGGATGATACCCACGCGGCAGAGCAGATTCTCGTTAAATTTAAACCCGGCATCCCTCCAGACGTTAAGGAGAGGGTGCATGTTCAAAATGATGCCCAGATAATCGACGCTATCCCTGAGATAGGAATAGAAGTAGTTAAAGTAGCAAAGGGAAAAGCCGGGGAGAAGGTGGCCAATTACAGTCGCAACCCCCAGGTAGAATTTGCCGAGCCAGACTACATAGCCCGCGCCGTTTTCATTCCTGATGATCCCTATTTTGAGAAACAGTGGGGAATGGCCAAGATTCAGGCACCGGATGCCTGGAAGGTGACCAAGGGGAGCCGGGAAGTGAAAATCGCCATTCTAGATTCCGGGATTGACCAGGATCACGAAGACCTGAGCTCCCAAATTGCGGCCAACGTTAATTTTACCCGCAGCAAGACGGTAGATGACAAATTCGGTCATGGTACTCACGTGGCGGGAATCGCTGCAGCAGCCACCAACAACGGCAAAGGGGTGGCAGGTGTCGGCTTTAAGTGCAGCCTCATGAACGTTAAAGTATTGGGCGATGACGGGAGCGGTTACTATAGCTGGCTGGCCAAAGGTATTATATGGGCCACAAAAAATGGGGCCAGGGTTATTAATATTAGCGCCGGTAGCAACAGGCCGTCTAAGGTATTAGAAAAAGCTATTAATTATGCTTGGAGCCAGGGAGTGGTCCTGGTTGCCGCGGCCGGCAATGACAATTCTTCAGCTCCTTTTTATCCCGCTTTTTATACCAATTGCATCGCAGTAGGAGCTACAGACGAAAACGACAGCCGCACGTTCTTTTCTAATTATGGGCCCTGGGTGGACATTGCCGCACCGGGTTTAAACATCTTTTCTACCACCCCCAACCACGACAACTATATTCACAATTATGGCATAGCCCTGGGCTACGACTACCTGTCAGGGACCTCTATGGCCAGCCCGCACGTGGCCGGAATAGCGGCTTTAGTCTGGGCCAAGTATCCTGGCTTGAGCAATGTGGAGGTAAGGAAGAGGATCGAAGAAGGGGCGGATCCCGCAGGGGGCTTTGATCCGCCTATAGGGCGGGCTAACGCCTATAAGGCTTTACGGTGA
- a CDS encoding FmdE family protein: protein MDASQVLTGCTLGKGNLLYRDYGKHVFTIGDRKTGAAVRVALKSGGRKEDEAYRDLRARIFSGQATTVEKELYGRYQQQRLQHILEAPEEEIFKTEHVKLDLLLLQPPSIFHTS from the coding sequence GTGGATGCCAGCCAGGTCCTTACCGGCTGCACCCTGGGGAAAGGCAATCTCCTTTACCGGGACTACGGCAAGCATGTATTTACTATAGGCGATAGGAAGACGGGCGCTGCCGTCAGGGTCGCTTTAAAAAGTGGCGGCCGTAAGGAAGACGAGGCCTACAGGGACCTGCGGGCGCGCATTTTCAGCGGCCAGGCCACAACTGTGGAAAAGGAGCTTTACGGCCGTTACCAGCAACAGCGTTTACAACATATCCTGGAAGCGCCGGAGGAGGAAATATTTAAAACGGAACATGTAAAACTGGATCTGCTTTTACTACAACCTCCCTCAATATTTCATACAAGTTAA
- the malQ gene encoding 4-alpha-glucanotransferase — protein sequence MEGKLRAAGPEALLAVLRALGVAVARPGDLAGALREGRLQYWRRFCEPVAVAWAGRPPRLELRLPAGRAAGPLECRLRLEDGRLWQQVIDLDRLPLIRVSEVEGVAFVARQLNLPARLPWGYHHLQISLPGLTRKVLIIAAPAQAWYPAAGQGEHLWGCFLPLYALHSRRSIGAGDFGDLEALSLWVKKLGGSFTGTLPLLAAFLDEPFDPSPYQPVSRLFWNEFYLDISRLEEARQCREVGDLLNSAAVREEIASLRAGRLVDYRRGMGLKRRLLALCARHFFASDTGGRAEMEAWLAGKPAARDYARFRAAVEKQRAAWTEWPSRMREGCLKEGDYDTEAMQYHLYVQWQAQRQVQALATRARRSGPGLYLDLPLGVHREGYDVWRHRRNFVLAASSGAPPDTFFRQGQDWGFPPLHPEGIREDGYRYYIACLRHHLRHAGILRLDHVMGLHRLYWIPQGLAATEGVYVRYHAGEFYAILALESRRHKAILVGEDLGTVPGYVRQAMTRHKIKRMYVLAAEHTGNPGRALRPVPRESLACLNTHDMPPFAAFRREGQKSGRQRAALPVFLYNRGFLQVPTTATDSLLRGCLAYLAASPAHLLLVNLEDLWLETEPQNIPGTEVHYPNWRRKARYSLEEFTRNAGVISLLQEVNYWRGAAEE from the coding sequence GTGGAGGGTAAATTGCGGGCGGCCGGCCCGGAAGCGTTACTGGCGGTGCTGCGGGCCCTGGGGGTGGCGGTGGCGCGTCCGGGGGACCTTGCCGGCGCCCTGCGGGAAGGGCGGCTGCAATACTGGCGGCGTTTCTGCGAGCCGGTAGCCGTGGCCTGGGCCGGCCGGCCGCCGCGCCTGGAGCTGCGCCTCCCCGCCGGGAGGGCGGCCGGACCCCTGGAATGCAGGCTGCGCCTGGAAGACGGGCGCTTGTGGCAGCAGGTAATCGACTTGGACCGCCTACCGCTAATCCGGGTCAGCGAGGTGGAAGGGGTAGCCTTTGTAGCCCGGCAGCTCAACCTTCCCGCGCGGTTGCCCTGGGGCTACCACCACCTCCAAATATCCCTGCCCGGCCTTACCAGGAAGGTATTGATTATTGCCGCCCCTGCCCAAGCCTGGTACCCGGCAGCAGGCCAGGGAGAACACCTTTGGGGCTGTTTTTTGCCCCTCTATGCCCTTCATTCACGCCGGAGCATAGGGGCAGGGGATTTTGGCGACCTGGAGGCCTTATCCCTCTGGGTCAAAAAACTGGGGGGCAGCTTCACCGGCACTTTACCGCTGCTGGCGGCTTTCCTGGATGAACCCTTTGATCCCAGCCCCTACCAGCCGGTCAGCCGCCTTTTCTGGAACGAGTTTTACCTGGATATTTCCCGCCTGGAAGAGGCACGGCAGTGCCGGGAAGTTGGAGATTTGCTGAACTCGGCGGCGGTACGGGAGGAGATCGCCTCTCTGCGGGCCGGGCGCCTGGTCGACTATCGCCGGGGGATGGGCCTGAAAAGACGGTTGCTGGCCCTTTGTGCCCGCCATTTTTTTGCCAGCGACACCGGCGGGCGAGCGGAGATGGAGGCCTGGCTGGCCGGCAAGCCGGCAGCCCGGGACTACGCCCGTTTCCGGGCCGCCGTCGAAAAACAGCGCGCCGCTTGGACTGAGTGGCCCTCCCGCATGCGGGAGGGTTGCCTTAAAGAAGGCGATTACGATACGGAAGCCATGCAATATCACCTCTACGTCCAGTGGCAGGCCCAGCGGCAGGTGCAAGCCCTGGCGACCCGCGCGCGGCGCTCCGGCCCGGGCTTATACCTGGACCTGCCCCTGGGGGTTCACCGTGAGGGTTATGATGTCTGGCGCCATCGCCGGAATTTCGTCCTGGCGGCCAGCAGCGGCGCCCCGCCGGATACCTTTTTTCGCCAGGGGCAGGACTGGGGGTTTCCCCCCCTGCACCCGGAGGGGATCCGGGAAGACGGCTACCGCTATTACATCGCCTGCCTGCGCCATCACCTGCGCCACGCCGGTATCTTGCGCCTCGACCACGTCATGGGGCTCCACCGCCTCTATTGGATACCCCAGGGGCTGGCGGCCACGGAGGGAGTTTATGTTCGCTACCACGCCGGGGAATTTTACGCCATCCTGGCGCTGGAGTCCCGGCGCCACAAGGCTATCCTGGTGGGCGAAGACCTGGGAACAGTGCCGGGTTACGTGCGCCAGGCCATGACCAGGCACAAGATTAAGCGCATGTATGTCCTGGCCGCGGAGCATACAGGAAATCCGGGCCGGGCCCTGAGGCCGGTACCTCGCGAGAGCCTGGCCTGCCTGAACACCCATGATATGCCGCCCTTTGCCGCCTTCAGGCGGGAAGGGCAAAAGAGCGGCCGCCAGCGCGCGGCCTTACCGGTCTTCTTATATAACCGCGGCTTTTTGCAGGTGCCGACTACAGCGACCGATAGTCTCCTGCGGGGATGCCTGGCGTACCTGGCCGCCAGCCCGGCGCATTTGCTCCTGGTCAACCTGGAGGACCTGTGGCTGGAAACGGAGCCTCAGAATATCCCGGGCACGGAGGTCCATTACCCCAACTGGCGGCGTAAAGCTCGCTACAGCCTGGAAGAGTTCACCCGGAATGCAGGAGTAATATCTCTCTTGCAAGAAGTTAACTACTGGCGCGGTGCTGCAGAGGAATAG
- a CDS encoding ISL3 family transposase: MPDQNALFAHALGLTPPWKVTEVIFSKQKGCLDIHVDFERGASFNCPVCGKPGAKAYDTEKQVWRHLDFFQYQAFIIARVPRVECKHGCGVRRVEVPWAQGEGGFTLLFEAQLMRLAKDMPMAAVARLLNEHDTRLWRVVKHYVVAGRAKADFSGVTRIGIDETSARKGHDYITLFVDLDKGALLFATPGRAKDTIAAFVEDFIQHNGNPEAIKEVCCDLSPAFIAGLKEHLSHATIVLDRYHLMQIVNQALDEVRRQESRETDLLKKTRYQWLKNPANLTSKQKASIEALSRCHLKTGRAYRIKLAFQDLFNQPDRKSGEAHLKRWYFWATHCRLQPMIEAAKTIKRHWEGVLSWFNSRISNGLLEGTNSLLQAGKAKARGYRNKANFITISYLIAGNLDFGLPT, from the coding sequence TTGCCCGACCAAAACGCCTTATTTGCCCATGCCCTGGGTCTAACCCCTCCCTGGAAGGTTACCGAAGTTATTTTCTCAAAACAAAAAGGGTGCCTCGATATCCATGTTGATTTTGAGCGCGGTGCAAGCTTTAATTGTCCAGTCTGCGGCAAACCTGGAGCCAAAGCCTATGATACGGAGAAGCAGGTTTGGCGCCATCTGGACTTCTTTCAATATCAAGCCTTCATCATCGCCCGTGTACCCCGGGTAGAGTGTAAACACGGCTGCGGGGTCAGGCGAGTTGAGGTACCCTGGGCTCAAGGGGAGGGCGGGTTTACCCTCTTGTTTGAAGCCCAGCTCATGCGCCTGGCCAAAGATATGCCTATGGCTGCCGTAGCCAGATTATTAAACGAACACGATACCCGGCTGTGGCGGGTAGTAAAACATTACGTGGTGGCCGGCAGAGCCAAGGCCGACTTTAGTGGTGTAACCCGCATCGGTATCGATGAAACCTCCGCCCGGAAAGGACACGATTATATCACCCTGTTTGTGGATTTAGATAAGGGCGCATTACTGTTTGCCACCCCGGGCAGAGCTAAGGATACCATTGCCGCTTTTGTAGAAGATTTTATCCAGCATAACGGTAATCCAGAAGCCATTAAGGAAGTGTGCTGCGACCTTTCACCGGCATTTATTGCCGGCCTTAAGGAGCACCTTTCCCATGCCACCATAGTTTTAGACCGTTATCACCTCATGCAAATAGTCAATCAGGCCCTTGATGAAGTACGACGCCAGGAGAGCCGGGAGACAGACCTTTTAAAGAAGACCCGTTATCAATGGCTTAAGAACCCTGCCAATCTGACCAGTAAACAAAAAGCAAGCATAGAGGCCCTTAGCCGTTGCCATCTAAAAACCGGGCGAGCCTATCGCATCAAGCTGGCCTTCCAGGATCTTTTTAACCAGCCTGATCGGAAGAGTGGCGAAGCCCATCTCAAGCGGTGGTATTTCTGGGCGACCCATTGCCGCCTGCAACCGATGATTGAGGCTGCTAAAACGATTAAACGCCACTGGGAAGGAGTGCTAAGTTGGTTTAACAGCCGTATTTCTAACGGCCTCCTGGAGGGTACCAACAGTCTATTGCAAGCTGGAAAAGCAAAGGCTCGTGGCTATCGTAATAAGGCTAACTTTATTACCATCTCTTATCTTATTGCTGGTAACCTGGATTTTGGTTTACCCACTTGA
- a CDS encoding cyclic lactone autoinducer peptide, translating into MKRLLNRLLPAAFSVLVFAAAIGVKPTCVFFFHQPEVPRSLRK; encoded by the coding sequence ATGAAGCGTTTACTTAACCGCCTTTTGCCTGCCGCATTCAGCGTCTTGGTCTTTGCCGCTGCTATTGGAGTCAAGCCAACTTGTGTATTCTTTTTCCATCAGCCCGAGGTGCCCAGGTCCCTCCGCAAATAG
- a CDS encoding bifunctional diguanylate cyclase/phosphohydrolase: MRKWEQKRAQEISEYILVTHIVSLLIFLMIVFSFYNLPLGFHLRLYLLFMFIIFAATIIAYTASKLLPRITNLEQPQIDEILLLAVIFPLAFIFLWYSHNFFGAKVLILVPSIIAATSLGKLGGTAAAVVASALLFFLDYRLHNHLPPEIFQTNSLITSVNLLLTWLVGGLMEVERKTRQELLQLADYDQLTGLHNHRYLQEKLALTLQKAAAENLPVSFALLDIDQFKYFNTVYGYQKGDEILANIGQLLGEEIKEPCYAARYGGDEFALIFPGKEKSEAARVTFYIKEKIVSRANISLLENESTPPFKPFTIVVGLASYPADADGISSLVRAAENDLYRGKYSRGDAYLYYSIISEITHLKVKEAFPTLQTLVALINIKDRYTFGHSERVMSYSLALAKKLPLSEEEKDTLRYGAYLHDLGKIEVESAILNKTGFLTAREWEIMKMHTIYGSEIVKPLLFFQDISPIIRSHHENYDGSGYPDGLKGEEIPLPARIVRLADSFDAMTTDRPYKKALTFSQASQELQRYAGSHYDPLLVDLFLEAVKEAYEKRQNYL; the protein is encoded by the coding sequence ATGCGTAAATGGGAGCAAAAGAGGGCGCAAGAGATATCCGAGTATATTTTAGTTACCCATATCGTCAGCCTTTTGATTTTTTTAATGATCGTTTTCAGCTTCTACAATCTACCCTTAGGCTTTCATCTGCGTTTGTACTTGCTATTTATGTTTATTATTTTCGCTGCAACAATCATAGCGTATACTGCCAGCAAACTCCTCCCCAGAATAACCAATCTGGAACAGCCGCAGATAGATGAGATTTTGCTGCTGGCCGTCATTTTCCCGTTGGCCTTTATCTTTCTCTGGTACAGCCATAATTTTTTCGGGGCCAAGGTTTTGATCTTGGTCCCCTCCATAATCGCCGCCACCAGCCTGGGCAAGCTGGGGGGGACAGCGGCCGCTGTTGTGGCCAGCGCACTCCTTTTTTTTCTGGATTACCGCTTGCACAACCACTTGCCTCCCGAAATTTTCCAAACGAACTCTCTCATCACCAGCGTTAATCTCCTGCTCACCTGGCTGGTGGGCGGGCTGATGGAAGTAGAAAGGAAAACCCGGCAGGAGTTGCTCCAGCTTGCCGATTACGATCAATTAACCGGACTGCACAACCACCGCTACCTGCAAGAAAAGCTGGCCCTAACCTTGCAAAAAGCGGCAGCGGAAAATCTTCCTGTATCCTTTGCCTTATTAGACATCGATCAATTTAAGTACTTTAATACGGTTTACGGTTACCAGAAGGGGGATGAAATTTTAGCCAACATCGGGCAATTATTAGGGGAGGAAATCAAAGAGCCGTGTTATGCAGCCCGCTACGGCGGGGATGAATTCGCCCTTATTTTTCCAGGGAAAGAAAAAAGCGAGGCCGCCAGGGTGACTTTCTATATTAAAGAAAAAATAGTGAGCCGCGCCAACATCTCCTTGCTGGAGAACGAAAGCACGCCGCCTTTCAAGCCTTTTACCATTGTTGTTGGCTTAGCGAGTTACCCGGCTGACGCTGACGGGATTTCTTCTCTGGTGAGGGCGGCAGAAAATGACCTTTACAGAGGCAAGTACTCGCGAGGCGACGCTTACCTTTATTATTCTATAATCAGCGAGATAACCCACTTAAAAGTCAAGGAGGCCTTCCCTACCCTCCAGACCCTGGTGGCGCTGATAAATATCAAAGACCGCTACACCTTCGGTCATTCGGAGAGGGTTATGTCTTACTCTCTAGCCCTAGCGAAAAAATTACCCCTCTCCGAGGAAGAAAAAGATACCTTGCGCTACGGTGCCTATTTACACGACCTTGGGAAGATCGAAGTCGAGAGCGCCATCCTAAATAAAACAGGCTTTTTAACCGCAAGAGAATGGGAGATCATGAAAATGCATACAATATATGGTAGCGAAATAGTCAAACCTTTACTATTTTTCCAAGATATATCACCGATTATTCGCTCCCATCATGAAAACTACGATGGCTCTGGCTATCCGGATGGCTTAAAGGGAGAGGAGATCCCGCTCCCGGCGCGCATTGTGCGCCTGGCCGACAGCTTCGATGCCATGACTACCGACCGCCCCTACAAAAAGGCGCTGACCTTTTCCCAGGCCAGCCAAGAATTGCAGCGGTATGCTGGTAGCCACTACGACCCCTTGCTCGTAGACCTTTTTCTGGAAGCGGTGAAAGAAGCATATGAAAAACGGCAGAACTATCTGTAG
- a CDS encoding LysR family transcriptional regulator has protein sequence MTLKQLRTFCSVMEEGSFHGAADRLFMTQPAVSQQISALEQYCGTKLLVRGGKKLSLTPEGRFLYELAKQILSAIDEIPMRFEKARSAGTKAISIGASSLTGTYILPLAINKYRQLYPGDKISLEIGYARDIIEKLRECKLDFAFLGENPGWAEGEELEFLPVGKDKLVFVVWPGHRWVDRDMVMPAELLEETFIHSKQGSGMRALVEAYLQKEGVGKPNSIVEMGNIEAIKKGVASRLGVTIVSYFGVREEILRKELISIPLFRLDKVCRDFVLVHHKNHKMNSSDINLYEILREVVVKADPVLHVPF, from the coding sequence ATGACTTTAAAACAGCTACGCACTTTCTGTAGTGTAATGGAAGAGGGGTCTTTCCACGGCGCTGCGGACCGCTTGTTCATGACTCAACCTGCCGTAAGCCAACAGATAAGTGCTCTGGAACAATATTGTGGAACTAAATTATTAGTGCGGGGGGGTAAGAAACTTTCCCTAACCCCGGAAGGTCGCTTTTTGTATGAGCTAGCAAAACAAATTTTATCCGCTATCGATGAGATTCCCATGAGGTTTGAAAAGGCCCGTAGTGCCGGTACGAAGGCTATATCTATAGGGGCTTCCAGTTTAACAGGAACCTATATATTACCCCTTGCTATAAACAAATACAGGCAATTATACCCTGGCGACAAGATCTCTCTCGAGATTGGTTATGCCCGAGATATAATTGAAAAGCTTCGCGAGTGCAAACTTGATTTCGCCTTTTTAGGGGAAAATCCCGGCTGGGCAGAAGGCGAAGAATTAGAGTTTCTGCCGGTAGGGAAGGATAAACTGGTGTTTGTTGTTTGGCCCGGGCACAGGTGGGTCGACCGGGATATGGTTATGCCCGCAGAATTACTGGAGGAAACCTTTATCCATTCCAAGCAAGGTTCTGGTATGCGCGCGTTGGTTGAAGCCTATCTTCAAAAAGAGGGGGTAGGGAAGCCCAACTCAATAGTAGAAATGGGTAATATTGAAGCTATTAAAAAAGGAGTGGCAAGCCGACTAGGCGTAACAATTGTAAGCTATTTTGGCGTCCGCGAAGAAATCTTGAGAAAAGAATTAATATCGATACCTCTCTTCCGGTTAGATAAGGTATGCAGGGATTTCGTTTTGGTACACCATAAAAATCATAAAATGAACAGTTCTGATATTAACTTGTATGAAATATTGAGGGAGGTTGTAGTAAAAGCAGATCCAGTTTTACATGTTCCGTTTTAA
- a CDS encoding CBS domain-containing protein — translation MLARDIMTTEVIVINASARIYELTRLLAEHKISGVPVCDEGNRVVGIVTEGDLIGLKNGELVRDIMTREVIAVDAETPVEEVAAVLHENKIKRVPVYSNGRLVGIISRANIVAAMARR, via the coding sequence ATGCTGGCCAGGGATATCATGACCACGGAAGTAATAGTAATCAATGCCTCGGCCCGGATTTACGAGCTGACCAGATTGCTGGCGGAGCACAAGATCAGCGGGGTGCCGGTATGCGATGAGGGCAATCGCGTGGTGGGAATCGTAACGGAAGGGGATTTAATCGGTTTAAAGAATGGCGAGCTGGTACGGGATATTATGACCCGGGAGGTCATCGCCGTCGACGCCGAGACGCCGGTAGAAGAGGTGGCCGCTGTTTTACATGAAAATAAAATCAAACGGGTACCTGTTTACAGTAACGGCCGCCTGGTGGGCATCATTAGCCGGGCCAACATTGTGGCCGCCATGGCCAGGAGATAA